One genomic window of Quercus robur chromosome 6, dhQueRobu3.1, whole genome shotgun sequence includes the following:
- the LOC126689945 gene encoding G-type lectin S-receptor-like serine/threonine-protein kinase LECRK1, protein MGSISVLFLLSMFLLAFDVKAQLQRNHSGNVIPLGSWLSPIANRTSWLSPSGLFAFGFYPQGGGFVIGIWLHTQPNNTIVWTAYPDNLTVSSNAILNFTSDGKLLLRTEQGEENSMTGFLEVIPEEPAVSASMHNSGNFVLYDNSSRVIWQSFDNPTDTILGVNGTMETFDSENAYWSLDTFYGSSVILRLNQRGLLRLTKESSTLIILVNNSYPGMKETSIIYRAILDSDGIFKLYSHHFDFGGNSNTSSKVSLEWSSLRDQCEVKGFCGFNSYCIGIGSKAECQCYSGFHFMNPKNKLLGCYSNFNEDGCSKGPMIPYDIIALRNISWGDFPYSVLLTKQENCYKSCLGDCNCNAAFYMNGTCNKYKLPLKYGRSHNLSSIAFFKVIRRNDKISDHQPPIPEILMDSKKMMILILSLTLGSIALMCSVIAISCFFMYRHQVHRYRKLSPENVNVEIAENFTLRSFSYNELENATDGFKEALSKGSFGSVYKGYVSEANKTIAVKRLEKFVEEGEREFRAEMTVIGRTHHRNIVQLLGFCIEGSRKLLVYEYMCNGSLEDLLFKATKRPLWKERVRIALEVARGVFYLHQECEVHIIHCNLKPRNILMDDTWTAKISDFGLARLSVPNQMRIVMGIEGTSEYSAPEWQKNALISVKADIYSFGVLLLEIVCCRRSIEVNVLAADEILISDWIYNCLVAGQLDNLLEDENVDVKTLERMVKVGLWCIQDDPALRPPMKNVILMLEGTMSIAIPPSPAISHS, encoded by the exons ATGGGTTCTATATCAGTTCTCTTCTTACTATCCATGTTTCTACTTGCCTTTGATGTAAAAGCCCAACTACAACGAAACCATTCCGGCAATGTGATACCATTAGGTTCTTGGCTTTCCCCTATTGCTAACCGTACTTCTTGGCTCTCACCTTCTGGCCTTTTTGCTTTTGGTTTCTACCCACAAGGTGGAGGCTTCGTTATTGGAATATGGTTGCATACTCAACCAAATAACACTATTGTCTGGACTGCATATCCAGATAACCTTACTGTCTCCTCAAATGCTATATTGAACTTTACAAGTGATGGTAAGCTGCTCCTTCGCACAGAGCAAGGTGAAGAAAATTCCATGACTGGCTTTCTAGAAGTTATCCCAGAAGAACCTGCAGTTTCAGCTTCTATGCATAATTCTGGTAATTTTGTGCTCTACGATAACTCTTCCAGAGTTATTTGGCAAAGTTTTGATAACCCAACAGACACCATATTAGGAG TGAACGGAACAATGGAAACCTTTGATTCAGAAAATGCCTACTGGTCCTTGGATACTTTTTATGGCTCTTCTGTAATTCTCCGTCTTAATCAAAGGGGTCTTCTACGCTTAACCAAAGAGAGTTCCACCTTAATCATTTTGGTGAATAATTCTTACCCTGGCATGAAAGAAACCAGTATTATCTATCGTGCGATACTTGATTCTGATGGAATTTTTAAGTTGTACTCTCACCACTTTGACTTTGGGGGCAATAGTAATACTAGCTCCAAGGTGTCCTTGGAATGGTCATCTTTGCGTGATCAATGTGAAGTCAAAGGTTTTTGTGGCTTCAACAGTTACTGCATAGGCATTGGCTCCAAAGCTGAATGTCAATGTTATTCTGGGTTTCATTTCATGAACCCCAAAAATAAGTTGTTGGGCTGTTACAGCAACTTCAATGAAGATGGTTGCAGCAAAGGTCCAATGATACCCTACGACATTATTGCATTACGGAATATATCTTGGGGTGATTTTCCTTATTCAGTGTTACTTACAAAGCAGGAAAACTGTTACAAGTCTTGCCTTGGAGATTGTAATTGTAACGCTGCATTTTACATGAATGGTACTTGCAATAAATATAAGCTTCCACTTAAGTATGGTAGAAGTCATAATTTATCATCTATAGCTTTCTTTAAGGTGATTCGGAGAAATGATAAAATTTCAGACCATCAACCTCCAATTCCAGAAATCTTGATGGATAgcaaaaaaatgatgattttgattcTTTCCCTAACTTTGGGTTCCATTGCATTGATGTGTTCTGTAATTGCAATATCTTGTTTCTTCATGTATAGGCATCAAGTTCATAGGTACAGAAAGCTGTCGCCAGAAAATGTGAATGTAGAAATTGCTGAAAATTTTACATTGCGTTCATTTTCTTACAATGAGCTTGAGAACGCAACAGATGGGTTCAAGGAAGCATTAAGTAAGGGTTCTTTTGGATCAGTTTATAAAGGGTATGTATCTGAAGCTAATAAAACTATTGCTGTTAAGAGACTGGAGAAATTTGTGGAAGAAGGGGAGAGGGAGTTTCGAGCTGAAATGACTGTCATTGGACGAACTCATCATAGAAACATAGTTCAGTTGCTTGGTTTCTGTATTGAGGGATCTAGGAAGCTTCTTGTTTATGAATATATGTGCAATGGTTCACTTGAAGATCTTCTCTTCAAGGCTACGAAGCGCCCCCTTTGGAAGGAAAGGGTGAGAATCGCACTAGAAGTGGCTAGAGGGGTCTTCTATCTACATCAAGAGTGTGAAGTCCATATCATCCATTGCAATCTAAAACCCCGAAATATACTAATGGATGATACTTGGACTGCAAAGATCTCAGATTTTGGATTGGCGAGGCTATCAGTGCCGAATCAAATGAGGATTGTGATGGGCATTGAAGGGACAAGTGAGTACTCTGCACCTGAATGGCAGAAAAATGCTCTGATATCAGTAAAAGCTGACATTTACAGTTTTGGCGTGTTGCTGTTGGAGATTGTATGTTGTAGACGCAGCATAGAAGTGAATGTTTTAGCAGCAGATGAGATACTTATTTCTGACTGGATATATAATTGCCTTGTGGCTGGACAGTTGGATAATCTTCTGGAAGATGAAAATGTAGACGTGAAGACACTAGAAAGAATGGTGAAGGTCGGCTTGTGGTGCATCCAAGATGATCCAGCTTTACGTCCTCCAATGAAGAATGTAATCTTGATGTTGGAGGGGACAATGAGTATAGCAATCCCTCCATCTCCAGCTATTTCTCATTCTTGA
- the LOC126733124 gene encoding G-type lectin S-receptor-like serine/threonine-protein kinase LECRK2 translates to MVLCYPSLMASIFTVFFLLSISFTCGGAQPQQKQCRNISLGSSLYPPTSWTSPSGQFALGFYGQGSGFMVGIWLVGIDNITVVWTANRDDPPVTSNGTTLNLTKSGKLLLTTDELGKKNIISDTMSESASYACMFDSGNFVLYNKNHSVIWETFSYPTDTILGGQILSTGFQLFSSLSETNHSTGRYRLKMQIDGNLVLYPVNTLDIASEAYWASRTDGYRNGIGLKYRLYLSRNGSLEIIQSTSMDSVQNLGSSSESNNTIYRATLDVNGFFRLYSHTFDKTGKLLSSDIEWSALEDKELCTVNGFCGFNSFCTLNDNKPYCVCLPGTDLVDVNNPSLGCERNFSKVGCSSGKDHVESYNITTTENMMWNDIPYTHESMSTKEECGKSCLEDCNCEAAQFNTDLDCRRHKLPLKYVRRDTSMDTVALFKVSIRSWNETVPIPVKPTPVHVFTSKKVIVQILVLILAFTAFSCLGLGVSGLYMFKIRVLRYKRLKESETLDLTKGLTLNLYSYDELRKATNGFKDELGRGSFGTVYKGALYKGKKLVAVKRLEKLVEEGEREFRAEMRAIGRTHHKNLVQLLGYCAEGSKRLLVYEFMSNGSLADVLFKSRRRPDWDERARIALDVARGILYLHEECKTPIIHCDIKSSNILMDDFWTAKISDFGLAKLLMPDQTRTFTIVRGTRGYLAPEWQKNTPISVKADVYSYGIVLLEIICCRRSMEVNVPRPEEIVLSTWVYKCFVARELDKIVGGEEVDKSTFENMVKVGLWCIQDEPFLRPSMKSVVLMLEGITDISSPPCPTNTSV, encoded by the coding sequence ATGGTCCTTTGTTATCCTTCTCTCATGGCTTCCATATTTACTGTTTTCTTTCTACTCTCTATATCCTTTACATGTGGAGGAGCTCAACCTCAACAAAAGCAATGTAGGAATATAAGCCTGGGCTCTTCACTTTATCCCCCCACCTCATGGACTTCCCCCTCGGGCCAATTCGCACTTGGATTCTATGGGCAAGGCAGTGGTTTTATGGTTGGAATCTGGTTGGTGGGAATAGACAATATCACAGTTGTCTGGACAGCAAACCGTGATGATCCTCCGGTCACCTCAAATGGGACGACACTGAATTTAACAAAAAGTGGTAAGCTTCTTTTGACTACAGATGAGCTAGGAAAGAAGAATATTATCAGTGATACGATGTCGGAGTCTGCTTCTTATGCCTGCATGTTTGATTCTGGGAATTTTGTTCTCTACAACAAAAATCATTCCGTCATTTGGGAGACTTTCAGCTATCCTACTGATACTATTTTGGGTGGGCAGATTCTGTCCACCGGTTTTCAACTGTTCTCTAGTTTATCAGAGACCAACCACTCAACTGGACGGTATCGTCTGAAGATGCAGATAGATGGAAACCTTGTTCTATACCCCGTAAACACTTTAGACATTGCAAGTGAAGCTTACTGGGCTTCTAGAACTGATGGATATAGAAATGGGATTGGCCTTAAATATCGACTTTATCTCAGTCGTAACGGGTCTCTAGAAATCATCCAGAGCACTAGTATGGACTCTGTTCAAAATTTGGGCTCGTCATCGGAAAGCAATAACACCATTTATCGTGCTACTCTCGATGTTAACGGATTTTTTCGGTTGTACTCGCATACCTTTGACAAGACTGGCAAACTACTATCATCAGATATTGAGTGGTCAGCATTGGAGGACAAGGAGCTCTGCACGGTGAACGGTTTCTGTGGCTTCAACAGCTTTTGCACACTCAATGACAACAAACCGTACTGTGTTTGTCTTCCTGGAACCGATTTGGTTGACGTGAATAATCCATCTCTCGGCTGTGAGAGAAACTTTTCAAAAGTAGGGTGCAGCAGCGGCAAAGATCATGTAGAATCATATAACATCACTACCACAGAAAATATGATGTGGAATGATATTCCTTACACACATGAATCCATGTCAACAAAGGAAGAATGTGGTAAGTCTTGCTTGGAAGACTGCAATTGTGAGGCAGCACAGTTCAATACTGATTTGGATTGCCGGAGACACAAGCTTCCACTGAAATATGTTAGAAGGGATACAAGCATGGATACCGTAGCTCTCTTCAAAGTGAGCATAAGAAGCTGGAATGAAACTGTTCCCATCCCAGTGAAGCCTACTCCTGTCCACGTGTTCACAAGCAAAAAGGTTATAGTGCAAattcttgttttaattttagcTTTTACTGCGTTCTCCTGTCTTGGTCTTGGAGTTTCAGGCCTTTACATGTTCAAAATTCGAGTTCTAAGGTATAAAAGACTGAAAGAGAGTGAAACACTGGACCTGACTAAGGGGCTTACATTAAATTTGTATTCATATGATGAGCTCAGAAAAGCAACAAATGGCTTCAAAGATGAGTTAGGAAGGGGTTCCTTCGGAACAGTATACAAAGGAGCTCTATACAAAGGTAAAAAACTTGTTGCAGTGAAAAGACTAGAGAAATTGGTGGAAGAAGGTGAGAGGGAGTTTCGTGCAGAGATGCGAGCAATAGGGAGAACTCACCACAAAAATTTGGTTCAATTGCTAGGCTATTGTGCTGAGGGCTCTAAGAGACTTCTTGTCTATGAATTTATGAGCAATGGATCCCTTGCCGATGTTCTTTTTAAAAGTAGAAGGCGTCCAGATTGGGATGAAAGAGCAAGAATAGCATTGGATGTTGCAAGAGGGATTCTCTATCTACATGAGGAGTGTAAGACCCCTATTATTCATTGTGATATAAAGTCCTCAAACATTTTGATGGATGATTTTTGGACTGCTAAAATCTCCGACTTTGGCTTGGCAAAATTGTTAATGCCAGATCAAACAAGGACATTCACAATAGTCAGAGGGACTAGAGGGTATCTAGCACCCGAGTGGCAAAAGAACACCCCAATATCAGTGAAAGCAGATGTTTATAGCTATGGAATAGTGCTTTTAGAAATTATATGTTGCAGGAGGAGCATGGAAGTTAATGTACCAAGACCTGAAGAAATTGTTCTTTCTACTTGGGTATATAAATGCTTTGTCGCTAGAGAATTGGACAAGATTGTGGGTGGTGAAGAAGTAGATAAGAGTACTTTTGAGAATATGGTTAAGGTGGGATTGTGGTGCATTCAAGATGAACCATTTCTTCGTCCTTCCATGAAGAGTGTTGTATTGATGTTAGAAGGGATTACTGACATATCTAGTCCTCCATGTCCAACTAATACCTCCGTTTAA
- the LOC126733125 gene encoding uncharacterized protein LOC126733125 isoform X1, with translation MDFQWGLDFFDISRLFRIWVFLYRGFSPSSGEAKLLTEDWEGAVEDLKTATQQSPQACPKASTFKNKGLPNVESMKIMFEGTVAMGKNAFCTSGEIPKECTEESRDSANNKEFVDPQCQPSANVDQMEVEGPSSSRAGPAVNKGKGLASGVHLFRGVCKKPRKKRSIVQEMSNSLKNISYVIVESKSVSTRTPFASTTATEVLVILDMVLSLTRVQFR, from the exons ATGGATTT CCAGTGGGGTCTTGATTTTTTCGATATTTCTCGTCTTTTTCGCATTTGGGTCTTTCTCTATCGAGGATTTTCACCAAGC AGTGGGGAAGCTAAGCTTTTAACTGAGGATTGGGAAGGAGCTGTGGAAGATTTGAAAACAGCAACTCAACAGTCACCTCAA GCATGTCCCAAGGCATCAACCTTTAAAAACAAAGGTTTGCCAAATGTTGAGTCCATGAAAATCATGTTTGAAGGCACGGTTGCAATGGGGAAAAATGCGTTCTGCACGAGTGGTGAAATACCAAAGGAATGCACTGAAGAGTCTAGGGACTCTGCTAATAACAAAGAATTTGTTGACCCCCAATGTCAACCCTCTGCGAATGTTGACCAAATGGAGGTTGAAGGCCCATCATCGTCGAGGGCAGGACCGGCAGTGAATAAGGGGAAAGGCTTGGCAAGCGGTGTCCACCTTTTCAGGGGAGTTTGcaagaaaccaagaaaaaagCGTTCAATTGTGCAAGAGATGTCCAACTCTTTGAAGAACATCTCATATGTTATTGTTGAAAGTAAAAGTGTAAGTACTCGTACACCATTTGCTTCCACAACGGCTACTGAGGTTCTAGTAATTCTGGACATGGTGTTGAGTCTTACTAGAGTGCAATTTAGGTGA
- the LOC126733125 gene encoding uncharacterized protein LOC126733125 isoform X2, producing the protein MHSLPLFSVVSASFSLSCSKSGEAKLLTEDWEGAVEDLKTATQQSPQACPKASTFKNKGLPNVESMKIMFEGTVAMGKNAFCTSGEIPKECTEESRDSANNKEFVDPQCQPSANVDQMEVEGPSSSRAGPAVNKGKGLASGVHLFRGVCKKPRKKRSIVQEMSNSLKNISYVIVESKSVSTRTPFASTTATEVLVILDMVLSLTRVQFR; encoded by the exons ATGCACTCTCTTCCTCTGTTCTCAGTAGTCAgtgcttctttctctctttcttgcagCAAG AGTGGGGAAGCTAAGCTTTTAACTGAGGATTGGGAAGGAGCTGTGGAAGATTTGAAAACAGCAACTCAACAGTCACCTCAA GCATGTCCCAAGGCATCAACCTTTAAAAACAAAGGTTTGCCAAATGTTGAGTCCATGAAAATCATGTTTGAAGGCACGGTTGCAATGGGGAAAAATGCGTTCTGCACGAGTGGTGAAATACCAAAGGAATGCACTGAAGAGTCTAGGGACTCTGCTAATAACAAAGAATTTGTTGACCCCCAATGTCAACCCTCTGCGAATGTTGACCAAATGGAGGTTGAAGGCCCATCATCGTCGAGGGCAGGACCGGCAGTGAATAAGGGGAAAGGCTTGGCAAGCGGTGTCCACCTTTTCAGGGGAGTTTGcaagaaaccaagaaaaaagCGTTCAATTGTGCAAGAGATGTCCAACTCTTTGAAGAACATCTCATATGTTATTGTTGAAAGTAAAAGTGTAAGTACTCGTACACCATTTGCTTCCACAACGGCTACTGAGGTTCTAGTAATTCTGGACATGGTGTTGAGTCTTACTAGAGTGCAATTTAGGTGA
- the LOC126689947 gene encoding proline-rich receptor-like protein kinase PERK9, with protein MPLLVVLLSLIQFRLPNLPPESDVVPLPDTPSKTVASHTSPIVVPPDVSSVDPSIQANAQPNVPSTTLPIPQLIAQPASHTSPIVVPPDVSSINPSVQTNAQPGVPSTTLPIPQPVAQPHLAPSQGLRRSTRVSHTPSYLQSYYCSQVSASSTLSTPVLPKKVSSVVEPTSYT; from the exons ATGCCCCTCTTGGTGGTGCTTCTCAGTCTGATTCAGTTCAGATTGCCAAATTTACCACCTGAATCAGATGTTGTTCCTTTACCTGATACTCCTTCAAAGACTGTGGCCTCACATACATCTCCAATTGTTGTTCCACCTGACGTGTCATCTGTTGACCCATCTATTCAAGCTAATGCACAACCTAATGTCCCATCCACTACTCTACCTATACCTCAGCTTATTGCACAGCCTGCCTCGCATACATCTCCAATTGTTGTTCCACCTGATGTGTCATCTATTAACCCATCTGTTCAAACTAATGCACAACCTGGTGTACCATCCACTACTCTACCTATACCTCAGCCTGTTGCACAGCCTCACCTTGCCCCATCTCAAGGTCTTAGGAGATCCACTAGAGTGTCACACACCCCATCTTACTTACAATCTTATTACTGCAGTCAAGTCAGTGCTTCATCTACACTTTCTACTCCAGTTCTTCCTAAGAAAG TCTCTTCTGTTGTGGAGCCTACTTCTTATACCTAA